AATAATTCTTATGATTTACACTCAACAATAGCGTCAAATTACGTTTTATAACAATTTTAGGGACAATCTCAAACCCCACAGTCTTCTGCTGTCAACATCCTCTCTCTGATCTGCTATTCACCCTATAGCACTGAAATAAATCCTTTATACACAATCACAGTTACTAGATTCAGGATTACCACTGTTTGTCTTTGGTTAGCACTTACAGACCTTGTTTTTTTCCAGATTGATCCTATGGCAGTTATTTACGCCGAAAGGAAAGATAGTTCGCTTCAAGAGTTTGGTCGTACTGAAGTTCTTTTGAACTCTCCTGAGTCACAAGTGGATTAAAAAGTTACAGTATTGCCTACCAGTTTGAGATAGTGCAGTATTTAGTGTGAGTATGGCTATTTGAAATCATGGATTTTTGTCATGCAAGTACAATTTTCGCTACTACATGTACATTGATGGTAATCTTCATTACAGGTTTCACGCGTATGGTGTCGATACCCAGTTTCGCAATGTAGATGTAAAGGTATGTCACGCTGCTCCTATAAAATGTTCTTCCGAGAATTGAATCCTTAGAGGATTGATTATCTGTTTTATGGGATGGTGTCCAGTTGTTGAGGACTTGTTGATTTCATGTTAGCATACCCATTATGAACAGTTGTTTTGCAAATATAACAAAGAACAATAATTTAAGTTGAGGTACGACAACTAATTAATTTGCTTCTCGATTGGTAAATTTACCTGAAGCATCTAGGTTGTTGAGAGAATGCTAGATCTTTGACCCTTGTAGACCATGAGACTGTAAAGCTTGtaattaccaaaaaaaagaaaaaggttatTTATGAGGTGGACAAAAGTCaagttatctatttttattgactgcattataaaaaaaaaatgccattGTTGGCTTAAAAAAAATTGCCAGTCATTCTCTCCTTCTTCTAATaaacaaaagattaaaaaaaaatgctatcTATATACTTCAACATGAACGTTGAAAAGAAAAGATCATCTATAATTATCTATGTGCAGAAATTGAAGGTGCTGTTTCTTCTTataataaacaaagaaaaaaaaatgctatcTATATCCTTCAACATGAAcgttgaaaagaaaagatatcTATAATTTGTGTATACTTCAACATGAACGTTGAAAAGAAAAGATCATCTATAATTACCTATGTGCAGAAATTAAAGGTGCTGTTTCTTCTTataataaacaaagaaaaaaaatgctatCTATAAACTTCAAGATGAACGTTGAAAAGAAGAGATATCTATAATTTCCTATGTGCAGAAATTAGAGGTGCTGTTTCTTTTCCGTCTGGCATGATTGCCAACTCATTGGCACCATCCATCACCGCAGATGATAAAAATTCGAGCTCATTAGTTGGCAAGCTGCCAATTCTTTCTTGAATTGCTCCACCCGTTGCTGTTGGTTGGAACTTGTCATTATTGCGGACCCGGCATGCCGCAAAATTTTGTACCTAGAAGCAAGACAAATTAATTAACTCAAGAATTAATCTTTCCTGTagtgataatatatacactgtcaaCACCGGATAAatgataactatgcaaaatttgaatttgaaattcaacttctacacatatgtcatgaatccaatgataatagtatatacactgtcagtgtatatatgATTTACTCCTCACTCAGAGCTTTGAGCATATTATTCTCACTtaagaaaccaaaaaataaaCTTAATTCTGAATTAATGGCAATAATTACCTTGACTTGGGTAGTCTCATCAACCTTTCCATCTAATTGGTCAGGATTCAATCGATATTCGTAGATGGTCCAATTACTTTTGGTTCCATTGGGCGAGTGTCCCCAATAAAAATCCACGGCCTGTTTGAAGCCAATAATTCTATTATCAAGACCAATTTCAGCCGGCAAGCCTGCGGGACTCCAATAACCATCTGTGGTGGGAAGGTCACCGGCTAAACGATTGGTGAAGAAAAACCATTCACCGGCCACTCCATATTTGAATTTATCTGCATGACAGCTCGCAATTCACAAACAAAATCAAtaccataaaaaaaatttttttttttcaaccatttCACACGCGCAATAGTTCTATTTTTACCAGAAAAAGTAATACGACTCACTAATTCTCTAAGGGTGTGTTTGTTTCGACCAAAAGTATTTTCTAGAAAATTGACAAACCACAAAGGTAGAGGAGCATATACAATTGAATAAAAGCATAAGAACATAGAACATGCCTAAGGGAAGTTGATCAGGGTTGTGTGAATATACATCAATTGTTGGAATAATATCTGCAGGAAGTTCTCCTCCAAGAATCTTCTGCTTCAAATAATGTATGACTTGATCATTGGTAGGGTAAAATCTATATCCAAAGGGTAAGTTCAACACCTGTTTTCCATCACCAGAAGAATTTCTTGGATGAGCCATGGAATTGGTTAGGGAAAAATCCAAAGAAGAAAAGCTCACAATATCAAGAAAAGTATGCACCCGATCGAGTATTACAATTAGAGAAGAGCAAGATCTAGTAGTTCAAACAAATCTTATTCAAGAAGGGTGATATCCAAGCCTGAACTTTTATTGATGTTTATATAGAAGTCACTATGGTTAGATATCCTCGTACAATCTGAATTTGGATTATGTTAGACTTCCTAATATTGCGTTCTTTGTGCGGGAAGGAGTAGgaattgaaaattaagtgtaggAAACTACTTAGCAGGAATTGGCTTCTGGCTAtagcaactcaatttttccGGTAATTTCCTTATTCCTTGGACACAAATCTATCGCAAGCGTTTTGTGGAAACCTAAGATAGAGACTGTCGCCTTTAGAATTTCAGACACCTACTGTAACCAATGCTTGTAACTTGTAAGCCCTGTGGTATATTTCATAAACCACCCtccaatttttttaatttatataaaCGAACCCTCTTCGCTCTTCCCACAATGCCACTTTCTAGATTATCTCTCGCATCCTTCACGGACATCACCACGGATGGTCTATCTCTTCGCTTCTAGGTAACTTCGCCTTTCTCCCGAATCCAAACACCTCTCTAATTTAATTTAATATTACTGAAAAATAATTTGCAGATGACTCACTACTTCAATACTACccaattttaccaaaaaaataaaaaataaataaaaggtaAAACAAAAAATGGTACAACCGAAGAGAACTACAGGTGACCGACCATTGGCCGGCTTCTCAATCAGAACTCAGAAATCCACATTGCCCATTCAAACAAATTTAATGGACAAATTTCCATCAAGCCACTGAATATTGAGTTTGTCTCAAGTCTACTTGTAACAATTCGCCATCCATCACGAAATCAATATCAGTCCACAAGGTAACGTTGGCAGTGGTTTTTCTCAAAGGAGTACCACTCTTAATCTGAGAAACGAAAATCATTTCAAAGGGACATTCATTTCATATAAGGGTTTCTACAATTTTGTCGGGATATGAGCAGCCAACTGTGTGCTGCAGATAATTTGTGTTCATGATCAGATTGTAAATATGACATTGGACAACCACGAGATCGTGCAGGCTTATATTGATTTTCCTCCAGGTTTAGATTGATTTTCCAGACCCGAATGGGCCTCGGCTTACAGATTTAGATTGATTGAGTGGAAGAAacaggaaagaaaaaaaatgaaagtggcCTGGTGGGAATTACACCCTCATTAATTGTAGGACGTGAAACAAATATGGGAATACCCAATTCTCTTCATTCCAAGTATTTATGTTGTCAAATACTGGAGCAAAACTAAGCTTTCCGATCTCTTCAGAAAGGTAACTTTTGCGAACTGAAATGGTCTTTCGATATCAATTCTCACCCTATACTGCCCCGTTTTAAGGTCCAATCCAAGGACAGCATGATGTGTATATAATGCAATAACATACAATTTTAGCTAAAGTTGGGGTATGTTTAAACAAAATATATGAACTTGGTCGTACCGTTACAGGCGCATGGATTTTGAAAGCTCCTGTAATTAATTATCGTGTGAGTAAAAGATTAGGATATTAGTGATGAATCTATCTGTATTTGGTGATAAGCTTAGAATGACAATATTGTGAAAAGTTAGACAATTAATTCTCCATCTTCAGTGACTTCAGCTATTGTCATCAACTCATCATACATTAGCACCAAAACTATAATATTtgtgaaactttttttttgagcttgtgaaaagaaaaatgacacaCGACctaaaaaggttaaaaaaaggCTGTAATTAAATGCATCTCGGCCTCcaactagtttttttttttttttatcttttttcaacAAAGATCAGATGGTAGTGCATGTATGATAATTCATCATTCATTTCATcattcaaaaatgaaaaataggtGCACGTAGAATTTAGTTGGCAACCCATATTCTAATACtctgttcaccaaaaaaaaaaccatatttgaatatgttaagcTTGTGCATTAATCTTggcttcccccccccccccaacaacaCAAAACAACAAACAACACCTAAAAATTGAGGCTGAGGTACCTGATACGAGTAATTAATATTATTCAACAGATAAGAAAATTCCAGCATTCATCTTCTAGCTAGGTATGGTTAGTACATGCGCTGCCAAGGTTCAATGCATCAGAACTCATTCCTCCATTTAGATTTGCTCATACCAACGTCTAGTCTTGGATCACCCGTTCAATTTTAAAACAATATTGCATAAGATATGAATATCACACCTTGTTTATTGGTATGTATTAGTTTTCTCGCTGAACCAAGTCAATTGTGAATTTAAAAATCGTATGAGAAATGATAAGCTACATGTGCAGATGAAAATTGACTAAAAGAGTAGCAACTTTAGGGTCTTTGAAAGCCAAAATACTTGTCCAATGGTTAGAAGAGGTTCTTAGAATTCCTCATTCCAAATTTAAGATTCGAATTCTGTGCAAGAAGGATTGgaagtgtaaaaaaaaaaaaaaaatccaaagcaCATAGAGCAAGATGAAGTAAATTAGACATTATAATGCATGGCATGATTTAGACTTTGAATAAGTTTCATTTTACTTTGTAGTGTATATTTTAGTCCTTTATACAATTTGAACTTCTTCATTGGGCTAATCTGGTTTCACATTTGACATATATTCCTTATAAAGGCAATTCTTGAAGGTGTGTTTATTGGTGCTATTTGGGTGAACATTCAAGACCAAATTTCTCTAGCTCGGCAAAAATATCGAACTATCCTAAGCTTGTATGGTCcttcctccaaaaaaaaaaatgtatatctTTTATTGTCCAAAGAAAGGAAATAATTGTGCTGATATTGAAGCACAATAAGTACATTACgtacaaaacattaaatttcAACTTCCCTAGTATATCTATTACATCTTGGTCTACCCATAGCGGTAATCGAGAATTGCAATTTTATCTCGACTCTTTGACAGGTAGGCAGAATCTGATCTAATGTAGAACAATTTGACTAggataaaaaagaataaaatgacAATGAAGaagttttttttaaagaatatttttttggAAGAAGATAGGCACGGACCCGTAAATGCAATTTAAGACGGCTGAAATTTTTTTCCTACTTATGATATTCCATTTGTTGATTAAGAAGGATCCGTCCTTTCTCTTCATGCTCCTTGtctgtttatttttttgagaGTGATTTCTGGCTAATAAGGTTTTTTTAACCcattaaactaaataatcattTTGACATTTTCAAGTTTATCCATTACTTCACTTTTTTGAACTTGGCATCCCATGTTGCTTGCAGCATAGTTATTAAAAACGGTCTACAGAGGAACCAACGAAGGAAGTGGATCAACGAATTACTGGTTCAACTAGTGGGTGAATGGTCTGGTTGAACCAGTGgattattaaatatatttaaatattatatttcaaaagtttcgATATAGGATATATGGTATAAACATTAATAAACTACACCATAGCAAATACTCATTTAAGTTAATTCATTATAGAATAACTAATACTTATAAGAACCAGTAAAACCTAAATTTAATTATTAATCCAACAACCTTCAAGTGTACAATTTTATCTATGTTTGGTGTAATTATCTAATTCATTTacgaattttaagtgcaaaaggtGATTAGAAACAATATTTATCTTTAAAATGAAttgtgtaatatgttattt
This sequence is a window from Coffea eugenioides isolate CCC68of chromosome 7, Ceug_1.0, whole genome shotgun sequence. Protein-coding genes within it:
- the LOC113776714 gene encoding NAC domain-containing protein 41-like, with amino-acid sequence MAHPRNSSGDGKQVLNLPFGYRFYPTNDQVIHYLKQKILGGELPADIIPTIDVYSHNPDQLPLGMFYVLMLLFNYKFKYGVAGEWFFFTNRLAGDLPTTDGYWSPAGLPAEIGLDNRIIGFKQAVDFYWGHSPNGTKSNWTIYEYRLNPDQLDGKVDETTQVKVQNFAACRVRNNDKFQPTATGGAIQERIGSLPTNELEFLSSAVMDGANELAIMPDGKETAPLISAHRKL